The Lysobacter capsici genome has a segment encoding these proteins:
- the apbC gene encoding iron-sulfur cluster carrier protein ApbC, with product MSDSLQAAIAAIFLPDTELSLADSEARVRAGAAEGRVAVSITAGYALEGMRAALEAAIGAVLAPQGLSLASLELISRIVSHAVQAKLSPLPNVRNLIAIGSGKGGVGKSTTAVNLALALAADGARVGVLDADIYGPSVPMMLGLHGRPDSPDGKSIEPLRAHGIEAMSIGPLVEQDTPMIWRGPMATSALTTLLNDTQWSELDYLIVDLPPGTGDIQLTLSQKIPVAGAVIVTTPQDVATLDARKALRMFEKVEVPVLGLIENMAVHVCSNCGHAEHLFGEGGGARMAAQYGVPLLGSLPLQIAIREQGDAGVPVVVAQPDSAAARAYRGAARRLAVQLARRPRVSPSISASLLG from the coding sequence ATGAGCGACAGTCTGCAAGCCGCGATCGCGGCGATTTTTCTTCCCGATACCGAACTGAGCCTGGCCGACAGCGAGGCGCGCGTGCGCGCTGGCGCGGCCGAGGGCCGGGTCGCGGTGTCGATCACCGCCGGCTACGCGCTCGAAGGCATGCGCGCCGCGCTCGAAGCGGCGATCGGCGCGGTGCTGGCGCCGCAGGGCCTGAGCCTGGCCAGCCTGGAACTGATTTCCCGCATCGTCTCGCACGCGGTGCAGGCGAAGCTGTCGCCGCTGCCGAACGTGCGCAACCTGATCGCGATCGGCTCGGGCAAGGGCGGCGTCGGTAAATCCACCACCGCGGTCAATCTGGCCTTGGCGCTGGCCGCCGACGGCGCCCGCGTCGGCGTGCTCGATGCCGACATCTACGGCCCCAGCGTGCCGATGATGCTCGGCCTGCACGGCCGCCCCGACAGCCCCGATGGCAAGAGCATAGAGCCGCTGCGCGCGCACGGCATCGAGGCGATGTCGATCGGCCCGCTGGTCGAGCAGGACACGCCGATGATCTGGCGCGGCCCGATGGCGACCTCGGCGCTGACCACCTTGCTCAATGACACCCAATGGAGCGAGCTGGACTACCTGATCGTCGACTTGCCGCCGGGCACCGGCGACATCCAGCTGACCTTGTCGCAGAAGATCCCGGTCGCCGGCGCGGTGATCGTGACCACGCCGCAGGACGTGGCCACCCTGGACGCGCGCAAGGCGCTGCGGATGTTCGAAAAGGTCGAGGTGCCGGTGCTGGGCCTGATCGAAAACATGGCGGTGCACGTGTGTTCGAACTGCGGCCACGCCGAGCATCTGTTCGGCGAAGGCGGCGGCGCGCGCATGGCCGCGCAGTACGGCGTGCCGCTGCTCGGCAGCCTGCCGCTGCAGATCGCGATCCGCGAGCAGGGCGACGCCGGCGTGCCGGTGGTCGTCGCCCAGCCCGATTCGGCCGCGGCCCGCGCCTACCGCGGCGCGGCGCGGCGGCTGGCCGTGCAGCTGGCGCGGCGGCCGCGGGTCAGCCCGTCGATCTCGGCGTCGTTGCTGGGCTGA
- a CDS encoding DUF885 domain-containing protein encodes MRSLRLLSLSACVAAALAAGCKSETAPPAASADPAPAAAAQPAGAQWDAAVDGFLQGFFEHFPVAGANAGKHEFDGRLPDYSPEGLQRNIQWLHQQRDAINAFGDDRLTAPQRYQRDYVRAVIDGQLFWLEDSGFASKNPAFYASDLSPSMYLTRPYAPLPQRMAAFVSYQDNLPKAAEQIRANLKGPLPASYIDLGTMVFGGFAEFFKNDVPKAFAEVKDEALQARFKASNAKAIEAMQGLSDYLAAQKPQATQDFALGAEKFSKMLKATEGVDLPLDQLKAAGEADLERNLAALKSACDQYAKGRPIVECIEKANADKPKGGAVEGAREQLAGLRQFIVDKDLVSIPGTEQALVEEAPPFNRNNFAYIEIPGPYEKNLPSVYYIAPPDPKWPKAEQDAYVPGKADLLFTSAHEVWPGHFLQFLHANRSQWKFAQLFVGYAYAEGWAHYTEEMMFDAGLDGAGPEIHIGQLTNALLRNVRYLSAIGLHTGGMTVAQSEQMFKDKAFQDPGNARQQAARGTYDPAYLNYTLGKLMIMQLREDWTAGHGGRGGWKAFHDQFLSYGGPPIPLVYGQMMNVPAQAKLWTAPKPAAAPAPAANTALPPATGSPDKAAPRSAM; translated from the coding sequence ATGCGTAGCCTGCGTCTGCTGTCGTTGTCCGCCTGTGTCGCCGCCGCGCTCGCCGCCGGCTGCAAGTCCGAAACCGCGCCGCCCGCCGCGTCGGCCGATCCCGCGCCGGCCGCCGCCGCGCAGCCGGCCGGCGCGCAATGGGACGCCGCCGTCGACGGCTTCCTGCAAGGTTTCTTCGAACACTTCCCGGTCGCCGGCGCCAATGCCGGCAAGCACGAATTCGACGGCCGCCTGCCCGATTACTCGCCCGAAGGCCTGCAGCGCAACATCCAGTGGCTGCACCAGCAGCGCGATGCAATCAACGCCTTCGGCGACGATCGCCTGACCGCGCCGCAGCGTTACCAGCGCGACTACGTGCGCGCGGTGATCGACGGCCAGTTGTTCTGGCTGGAGGACTCCGGCTTCGCCAGCAAGAACCCGGCTTTCTACGCCAGCGACCTGTCGCCGAGCATGTACCTGACCCGCCCGTACGCGCCGCTGCCGCAGCGCATGGCCGCGTTCGTGAGCTATCAGGACAACCTGCCCAAGGCCGCCGAGCAGATCCGCGCCAATCTCAAGGGCCCGCTGCCGGCGAGCTACATCGACCTGGGCACGATGGTGTTCGGCGGCTTCGCCGAATTCTTCAAGAACGACGTGCCCAAGGCCTTCGCCGAGGTCAAGGACGAAGCGCTGCAGGCGCGGTTCAAGGCCTCCAACGCCAAGGCGATCGAGGCCATGCAGGGCTTGTCGGACTATCTGGCCGCGCAGAAGCCGCAGGCGACCCAGGACTTCGCCCTGGGCGCGGAAAAATTCTCGAAGATGCTCAAGGCCACCGAGGGCGTGGACCTGCCGCTGGATCAGCTCAAGGCCGCCGGCGAAGCCGACCTGGAACGCAACCTGGCCGCGTTGAAATCCGCCTGCGACCAATACGCCAAGGGCCGGCCGATCGTCGAATGCATCGAAAAGGCCAACGCCGACAAGCCCAAGGGCGGCGCGGTCGAAGGCGCGCGCGAGCAACTGGCCGGGCTGCGTCAGTTCATCGTCGACAAGGATCTGGTGTCGATCCCCGGCACCGAGCAGGCGCTGGTCGAGGAAGCGCCGCCGTTCAACCGCAACAACTTCGCCTACATCGAAATCCCCGGCCCGTACGAGAAGAACCTGCCCTCGGTCTACTACATCGCCCCGCCCGATCCGAAGTGGCCCAAGGCCGAGCAGGACGCCTACGTGCCGGGCAAGGCCGACTTGTTGTTCACCTCGGCGCATGAAGTCTGGCCGGGGCATTTCCTGCAGTTCCTGCACGCCAACCGTTCGCAGTGGAAGTTCGCCCAGCTGTTCGTCGGTTACGCCTATGCCGAGGGTTGGGCGCATTACACCGAAGAGATGATGTTCGACGCCGGCCTCGACGGCGCCGGCCCGGAAATCCACATCGGCCAGCTGACCAATGCGTTGCTGCGCAACGTGCGTTATCTGTCGGCGATCGGCCTGCACACCGGCGGCATGACCGTCGCGCAGTCCGAGCAGATGTTCAAGGACAAGGCCTTCCAGGACCCGGGCAACGCGCGCCAGCAGGCCGCGCGCGGCACCTACGACCCGGCGTATCTGAACTACACCCTGGGCAAGCTGATGATCATGCAGCTGCGCGAGGACTGGACCGCGGGCCATGGCGGCCGCGGCGGCTGGAAGGCGTTCCACGATCAGTTCCTGAGCTACGGCGGCCCGCCGATTCCGCTGGTATATGGGCAGATGATGAACGTTCCGGCGCAGGCCAAGCTGTGGACGGCGCCCAAGCCGGCCGCGGCGCCCGCGCCGGCGGCAAACACCGCGTTGCCGCCGGCGACCGGTTCGCCGGACAAGGCGGCGCCCAGGAGCGCGATGTGA
- a CDS encoding DUF969 domain-containing protein, whose amino-acid sequence MNYWPLIGVAAVVLGFALRLNPALVVVVAGFITGLAAQLSPLDVLEVLGKAYTEKRFLLLFLLTLPVIGLLERHGLKEHAQHWIARLRGATMGRLLIAYLLMRQLASAVGLTSLGGHPQTVRPLLAPMAEGAAQTTHGELDDDERQRIRAMAAGTDNVGLFFGEDIFIAFGAVLLIQSFFTEHGIALDPWHIALWGIPTAICAFVIHAVRILRFERKLARDHQAAGHAQTEPADANAEPPSP is encoded by the coding sequence ATGAACTATTGGCCATTGATCGGCGTCGCGGCGGTCGTGCTCGGTTTCGCGCTGCGGCTCAATCCGGCGCTGGTGGTGGTCGTGGCCGGCTTCATCACCGGACTGGCCGCGCAACTGTCGCCGCTGGATGTGCTGGAAGTGCTCGGCAAGGCCTATACCGAAAAACGTTTCCTGCTGCTGTTCCTGCTGACCCTGCCGGTGATCGGCCTGCTCGAACGCCACGGCCTGAAGGAGCACGCGCAGCACTGGATCGCGCGATTGCGCGGCGCGACCATGGGCCGGCTGCTGATCGCCTATCTGCTGATGCGCCAGCTCGCTTCGGCGGTCGGCCTGACCAGCCTGGGCGGCCATCCGCAGACCGTGCGTCCGCTGCTCGCGCCGATGGCCGAGGGCGCGGCGCAGACCACTCATGGCGAACTCGACGACGACGAACGCCAGCGCATCCGCGCGATGGCCGCCGGCACCGATAACGTCGGCCTGTTCTTCGGCGAAGACATCTTCATCGCCTTCGGCGCGGTGCTGTTGATCCAGAGCTTCTTCACCGAGCACGGGATCGCGCTCGATCCATGGCATATCGCCTTGTGGGGCATTCCGACCGCGATCTGTGCGTTCGTCATCCACGCCGTGCGCATCCTGCGGTTCGAACGAAAGCTGGCGCGCGATCACCAGGCCGCCGGACACGCGCAAACCGAACCGGCCGACGCGAACGCGGAACCGCCGTCGCCATGA
- a CDS encoding DUF979 domain-containing protein — protein MITLTFVYWLMGAYFAALAWRGLRDAANPRRYTTALFWGLIALLMFAAEHLPNKVVGGCVVVLAVLAGFGGLGKGRYAETTGEEKQAESLRLGNRLFWPALLIPAVTLIGALGLKYVSIGEQPLLETKNITLIALTIACIVALVAACRLTRQTPWSGVEQSRRLVDSIGWAALLPLLLAALGSVFEAGGVGQAVAGVVRAVIPVDNAFVVVMAYALGMALFAAIMGNAFAAFPVMTGGIALPLLVQHHGADAAPLAAIGMLSGYCGSLMTPMAANFNLVPAALLELKDPYGVIRAQWPTGLVLLACNVALMYWIALR, from the coding sequence ATGATCACCCTGACCTTCGTCTATTGGCTGATGGGCGCGTACTTCGCCGCGCTCGCCTGGCGTGGCCTGCGCGATGCCGCCAACCCGCGCCGCTACACCACCGCGCTGTTCTGGGGCTTGATCGCGCTACTGATGTTCGCCGCCGAACACCTGCCGAACAAAGTCGTCGGCGGCTGCGTGGTGGTGCTCGCGGTGCTCGCCGGTTTCGGCGGGCTCGGCAAGGGCCGCTACGCCGAAACCACCGGCGAGGAGAAACAGGCCGAATCGCTGCGGCTCGGCAATCGCTTGTTCTGGCCCGCGCTGCTGATCCCGGCGGTGACCCTGATCGGCGCGCTGGGATTGAAATATGTATCGATCGGCGAGCAGCCGTTGCTGGAAACCAAGAACATCACCCTGATCGCGCTGACCATCGCCTGCATCGTCGCCTTGGTCGCCGCATGCCGGCTGACCCGGCAGACGCCGTGGAGCGGGGTCGAGCAATCGCGCCGTCTGGTCGATTCGATCGGCTGGGCCGCGTTGCTGCCGCTGCTGCTCGCCGCGCTCGGTAGCGTGTTCGAAGCCGGCGGTGTCGGCCAAGCCGTGGCCGGCGTGGTGCGCGCGGTGATTCCGGTCGACAACGCCTTCGTCGTGGTCATGGCCTACGCGCTGGGCATGGCCTTGTTCGCGGCGATCATGGGCAACGCCTTCGCCGCGTTCCCGGTGATGACCGGCGGCATCGCGCTGCCGTTGCTGGTCCAGCACCACGGCGCCGATGCCGCGCCGCTGGCCGCGATCGGCATGCTCTCGGGCTATTGCGGCTCGCTGATGACGCCGATGGCGGCGAATTTCAACCTGGTGCCGGCGGCCTTGCTGGAGTTGAAGGACCCCTACGGCGTGATCCGCGCGCAATGGCCGACCGGGCTGGTATTGCTGGCCTGCAATGTCGCGCTGATGTACTGGATCGCACTGCGATGA
- a CDS encoding RDD family protein, which produces MDPQQNPYQTPQSALNEFQYSGGGDEPADRGIRLVASLIDAAIMFAVMVPIMLVGGYIDQVIQAYQTGESTLGLQFMWGLIGIIVSFLIQAYPLNATGQTWGKKVMRIKIVDMDGLQPSLAELLGKRYGFAQGIGLIPCLGAVVQLVDVLMIFRDDRRCLHDHVAGTKVVVAR; this is translated from the coding sequence ATGGACCCGCAGCAGAACCCTTATCAGACGCCGCAATCGGCCTTGAACGAATTTCAGTACAGCGGCGGCGGCGACGAGCCGGCCGACCGCGGCATCCGCCTGGTCGCCTCGCTGATCGACGCGGCGATCATGTTCGCGGTGATGGTGCCGATCATGCTGGTCGGCGGTTACATCGACCAGGTGATACAGGCCTACCAGACGGGCGAGAGCACCTTGGGCCTGCAGTTCATGTGGGGCTTGATCGGGATCATCGTGTCGTTCCTGATCCAGGCGTATCCGCTCAACGCGACCGGGCAGACCTGGGGCAAGAAGGTCATGCGGATCAAGATCGTCGACATGGACGGTCTGCAGCCGAGTCTGGCCGAGTTGCTGGGCAAGCGTTATGGGTTCGCGCAGGGGATCGGGTTGATTCCTTGTCTGGGCGCGGTGGTGCAGTTGGTCGATGTGCTGATGATCTTTCGCGACGATCGGCGTTGTTTGCACGATCATGTTGCGGGCACCAAGGTGGTGGTGGCGCGCTGA
- a CDS encoding LiaI-LiaF-like domain-containing protein codes for MKSHVVGALILIVIGTLFLLNNLGYTNLSLTKVLVTWWPAALVVVGLGLLFKRN; via the coding sequence ATGAAATCCCACGTTGTCGGCGCCCTGATCCTGATCGTCATCGGCACCTTGTTCCTGCTCAACAACCTGGGCTACACCAACCTCAGCCTGACCAAGGTCCTGGTGACCTGGTGGCCGGCGGCGCTGGTCGTGGTCGGCCTGGGCCTGCTGTTCAAGCGCAACTAG
- the pcp gene encoding pyroglutamyl-peptidase I, translating into MNKPTAAGSAATRKRAATKKTTKSASKPTSSATESTRRRDAPRTVLLTGFAPFGGESGNPSWDAVRLLDGEIIAGHRIATRCLSVTFDQSLRELDDAISALRPALVLCVGQAGGRAQLSIERIAINVDDARIPDNLGAQPIDRAIAADGPAAYFSDLPIKAMLAAVRAAGIPAEISQTAGTYVCNHVFYGLMHRLHERDDTVGVRGGFVHIPYSPAQAARHPGVASLAIETVAQGLRVALEAALTTHTDRRIAAGAEH; encoded by the coding sequence ATGAACAAGCCGACCGCTGCCGGATCCGCGGCAACGCGCAAGCGCGCCGCGACCAAGAAAACGACGAAATCGGCCTCGAAACCGACTTCGAGCGCGACCGAATCGACGCGCCGACGCGACGCGCCGCGCACGGTGTTGCTGACCGGCTTCGCGCCGTTCGGCGGCGAGTCGGGCAACCCCAGCTGGGACGCGGTGCGCCTGCTGGACGGCGAAATCATCGCCGGCCATCGCATCGCCACGCGCTGCCTGTCGGTGACCTTCGATCAGTCCTTGCGCGAACTCGACGACGCCATCAGCGCGCTGCGTCCCGCCTTGGTGCTGTGCGTCGGCCAGGCCGGCGGCCGTGCCCAGTTGTCGATCGAGCGCATCGCGATCAACGTCGACGACGCGCGCATTCCCGACAACCTCGGCGCGCAACCGATCGACCGCGCGATCGCCGCCGACGGCCCGGCCGCCTATTTCAGCGACCTGCCGATCAAGGCCATGCTCGCCGCGGTACGCGCGGCCGGCATCCCCGCGGAGATTTCGCAGACCGCCGGCACCTATGTGTGCAATCACGTTTTCTACGGCCTGATGCATCGGCTGCACGAACGCGACGACACCGTCGGCGTGCGCGGCGGCTTCGTGCATATCCCGTATTCGCCGGCGCAGGCCGCGCGCCATCCCGGCGTGGCGAGCCTGGCGATCGAAACGGTCGCGCAAGGCTTGCGCGTGGCGCTGGAAGCCGCGCTGACCACCCACACCGACCGCCGCATCGCCGCCGGCGCCGAACACTGA
- the dcd gene encoding dCTP deaminase — translation MSIKSDRWIRRMSEQPGGMIEPFEAGQVKHAADGQRIVSYGTSSYGYDVRCSREFKVFTNINSTIVDPKHFDPGSFVDIENDVCIIPPNSFALARTVEYFRIPRDVLVVCLGKSTYARCGIIVNVTPLEPEWEGHVTLEFSNTTPLPARIYANEGVAQMLFFQSDEVCETSYKDRGGKYQGQTGVTLPRT, via the coding sequence ATGAGCATCAAGTCCGACCGTTGGATCCGCCGCATGTCCGAGCAACCCGGCGGCATGATCGAGCCGTTCGAAGCCGGCCAGGTCAAGCACGCCGCCGACGGCCAGCGCATCGTCAGCTACGGCACCTCCAGCTACGGCTACGACGTGCGCTGCTCGCGCGAGTTCAAGGTGTTCACCAACATCAACTCGACCATCGTCGACCCGAAGCATTTCGATCCGGGCAGCTTCGTCGACATCGAGAACGACGTGTGCATCATCCCGCCGAACTCGTTCGCGCTGGCGCGCACGGTCGAGTACTTCCGCATCCCGCGCGACGTGCTGGTGGTCTGCCTGGGCAAGAGCACCTACGCGCGCTGCGGCATCATCGTCAACGTGACCCCGCTGGAACCGGAGTGGGAAGGCCACGTGACCCTGGAATTCAGCAACACCACGCCGTTGCCGGCGCGCATCTACGCCAACGAAGGCGTGGCGCAGATGCTGTTCTTCCAGTCCGACGAAGTCTGCGAGACCTCCTACAAGGACCGCGGCGGCAAGTACCAGGGCCAGACCGGCGTGACCCTGCCGCGGACCTGA
- a CDS encoding LamB/YcsF family protein, producing MRDRIDFNCDLGEGCGDDAAILPYVSSANIACGGHAGDDASMRATLRLCRQHGVAAGAHPGFEDPEHFGRRTLPLSRDEIGMLMLGQMARLAAIAADEGVRLTHVKPHGALYNLAADDRIVADAIVAAVAAFDPNLIVYGLAQSQLTDAAESAGLRVAHEVFAERGYAANGRLLPRGQAGAVIESLEQSIQQVRDLVLHGEVAVAGGGKIALRADTLCLHGDRSDAPAFARAVHEALQADGIRIAAL from the coding sequence ATGCGCGACCGCATCGACTTCAACTGCGATCTGGGCGAAGGCTGCGGCGACGACGCGGCGATCCTGCCCTACGTCAGTTCGGCCAACATCGCCTGCGGCGGCCACGCCGGCGACGATGCGAGCATGCGCGCGACCCTGCGCCTGTGCCGCCAGCACGGCGTCGCCGCCGGCGCGCATCCAGGCTTCGAGGACCCCGAACATTTCGGCCGCCGCACCCTGCCGCTGAGCCGCGACGAGATCGGCATGCTGATGCTCGGGCAGATGGCGCGGCTGGCCGCGATCGCCGCCGACGAAGGCGTGCGGCTCACTCACGTCAAGCCGCACGGCGCGCTGTACAACCTGGCCGCCGACGACCGCATCGTCGCCGACGCCATCGTCGCTGCGGTCGCGGCGTTCGATCCGAACCTGATCGTGTACGGCCTGGCCCAGTCGCAACTCACCGACGCGGCCGAATCCGCCGGGCTGCGCGTCGCCCACGAAGTGTTCGCCGAACGCGGTTACGCCGCCAACGGCCGCCTGCTGCCGCGCGGACAAGCCGGCGCGGTGATCGAATCGCTGGAGCAGTCGATCCAGCAAGTGCGCGACCTGGTGTTGCACGGCGAAGTCGCCGTCGCCGGCGGCGGAAAGATCGCGCTGCGCGCCGACACCTTGTGCCTGCACGGCGACCGCAGCGATGCGCCGGCGTTCGCGCGCGCGGTGCATGAGGCGCTGCAAGCCGATGGGATACGGATCGCGGCGTTGTGA